One Halostella limicola genomic window carries:
- a CDS encoding amidohydrolase family protein yields the protein MLELEHRFRVVDVHARLNPDDASAVRGRAISPEKLEREMHQAGVVRSVVFPDSSPGGGYLQANNAVARLSVERPFVAFARIDGPRDAGDSTGARLRNLAASREEWHTSPEDVEQYAYDDRFHGFKLDPAADGLPDEAVLDELEAVGLPVIVHGGEACPPETVAETLLGRSFPVVVSHFGGHPLNRDLMDEAIDLLDRYDDYYLDTSLVRYREQLERALLEHPDRVLFGSGAPSTHPNVGVMEVLTLDVSEDKMRRAFSKNASRVIDALAPESER from the coding sequence ATGCTGGAACTGGAACACCGGTTCCGGGTCGTCGACGTCCACGCCCGCTTGAACCCGGACGACGCGTCGGCGGTCCGGGGGCGGGCCATTTCGCCCGAGAAACTCGAACGGGAGATGCACCAGGCCGGGGTCGTCAGGTCGGTCGTGTTTCCGGACTCCTCCCCGGGCGGCGGTTATCTGCAGGCGAACAACGCCGTCGCGCGCCTCTCCGTCGAACGCCCGTTCGTCGCGTTCGCCCGCATCGACGGCCCGCGCGACGCCGGCGACTCGACCGGCGCGCGCCTGCGCAACCTCGCCGCATCACGTGAGGAGTGGCACACCTCGCCCGAGGACGTCGAACAGTACGCCTACGACGACCGCTTTCACGGGTTCAAGCTCGACCCGGCCGCTGACGGCCTGCCGGACGAGGCGGTGCTCGACGAACTGGAGGCGGTCGGCCTCCCCGTCATCGTCCACGGCGGCGAGGCGTGCCCGCCGGAGACCGTCGCCGAGACGCTCCTCGGCCGGTCGTTCCCCGTCGTCGTCTCGCACTTCGGCGGCCACCCGCTGAACCGCGACCTCATGGACGAGGCGATCGACCTGCTCGACCGCTACGACGACTACTACCTCGACACCAGCCTCGTGCGCTACCGCGAGCAACTGGAGCGCGCGCTGCTCGAACACCCCGACCGCGTGCTGTTCGGGAGCGGCGCGCCCTCGACCCACCCGAACGTCGGCGTCATGGAGGTCCTCACGTTAGACGTCTCCGAGGACAAGATGCGCCGGGCCTTCTCGAAGAACGCCTCCCGCGTGATCGACGCGCTCGCCCCCGAAAGCGAGCGCTAG